Proteins co-encoded in one Candidatus Limnocylindrales bacterium genomic window:
- a CDS encoding long-chain fatty acid--CoA ligase yields the protein MRDNVGAFLAKRASLSPRLTGYIGPEQGVRLTFRELDDRCNRTANLLSDLGVRRGDRVALLMMNSVEFVESFFAVAKLGGIVVPLNWRLVPDELAFILGDSGAETLIYGEEFAQAAADLHDRGSAATSVRRWLSVGAASPAHFAQSYASLHEAASDASPVIEAGDGDDLYIMYTSGTTGLPKGAVHTHGSVAAACQTINATAEVRYGDVYLVGLPLFHVGALTPLTANVHRGITSIVCRAFDPVKVWELIEKEKVTSMLAVPAMLGFLQQAPNRDKVDRSTLRWIMSGAAPVPVSMIQTYIAQGMDIHQVYGLTETCGPSCLIIGEDAVAKAGSTGKAFFHTDVRVVDPDGNDVDPGSVGEVIVRGRHLMKEYWKRPEATAETIRGGWLYTGDLASIDEDGFVYIQDRKKDMIISGGENIYPAEVENVLLTHPKIRDAAVIGQPSEKWGESPAAVVVAEEVDAADVLEYTRGRLARYKQPRAVYFVDEIPRNPSGKILKRILRDRFPGPAPE from the coding sequence ATGCGTGACAACGTCGGCGCCTTCCTTGCCAAACGCGCGTCCCTGTCGCCGCGGCTGACCGGATACATCGGACCCGAGCAGGGCGTGCGGCTGACGTTCCGGGAGCTGGACGACCGCTGCAACCGCACCGCCAACCTGCTTTCGGACCTCGGCGTGCGTCGCGGCGACCGCGTGGCGCTGCTGATGATGAACAGCGTCGAGTTCGTCGAGAGCTTCTTCGCCGTGGCCAAGCTCGGCGGCATCGTCGTGCCGCTGAACTGGCGCCTGGTGCCCGACGAGCTGGCATTCATCCTGGGGGACAGCGGCGCCGAGACGCTCATCTACGGTGAGGAGTTCGCACAGGCCGCGGCCGACCTGCACGACCGCGGCAGCGCCGCCACCAGCGTGCGGCGCTGGCTCAGCGTCGGAGCGGCCTCGCCCGCGCATTTCGCGCAATCGTACGCGTCGCTCCACGAAGCCGCGAGCGACGCGTCGCCGGTGATCGAAGCCGGCGACGGCGACGACCTCTACATCATGTACACCTCGGGCACGACGGGGCTTCCCAAAGGTGCCGTGCACACGCACGGCAGCGTGGCCGCCGCGTGCCAGACGATCAACGCCACGGCCGAAGTGCGCTACGGGGACGTCTATCTGGTCGGCCTCCCGCTCTTCCACGTCGGCGCGCTCACGCCGCTGACGGCCAACGTGCACCGGGGAATCACCAGCATCGTCTGCCGCGCCTTCGATCCTGTGAAGGTGTGGGAGCTGATCGAGAAGGAGAAGGTCACCAGCATGCTGGCGGTCCCCGCCATGCTGGGATTCCTGCAGCAGGCGCCCAATCGCGACAAGGTCGACCGCAGCACGCTGCGCTGGATCATGAGCGGCGCGGCGCCCGTGCCCGTCAGCATGATCCAGACCTACATCGCACAGGGCATGGACATCCATCAGGTCTACGGGCTGACCGAGACGTGCGGGCCGTCGTGCCTGATCATCGGCGAGGATGCGGTGGCCAAGGCGGGGTCGACGGGCAAGGCGTTCTTCCACACCGACGTGCGCGTGGTGGACCCCGACGGCAACGACGTCGATCCGGGATCGGTCGGCGAGGTCATCGTACGGGGCCGGCATCTGATGAAGGAGTACTGGAAGCGGCCGGAGGCCACGGCCGAGACGATCCGCGGCGGCTGGCTGTACACGGGCGACCTGGCCAGCATCGACGAGGACGGCTTCGTCTACATCCAGGACCGCAAGAAGGACATGATCATCTCGGGCGGCGAGAACATCTATCCCGCCGAGGTGGAGAACGTGCTGCTGACGCATCCGAAGATCCGCGACGCGGCCGTGATCGGACAGCCGAGCGAGAAGTGGGGCGAGTCGCCGGCCGCCGTGGTCGTGGCCGAGGAAGTGGACGCCGCCGACGTGCTCGAGTACACGCGCGGCCGCCTGGCGCGTTACAAGCAGCCGCGCGCGGTGTACTTCGTCGACGAG